One window of the Halobacillus litoralis genome contains the following:
- a CDS encoding GtrA family protein: MKKKKMRKGPFQIMTFSAIGIANAAVDIGSLNVLLVLFPTDERGILALYNTIAYSLAVANSYFWNSYITFRHSDEGSNRQRIAFILQGIVSLGVNNLVFLGANQLFQIIEIPRWLRYNLAKGLAMFLSFTASFFMVKHFVFRDSSKK; encoded by the coding sequence ATGAAGAAAAAAAAGATGCGAAAAGGGCCATTTCAAATTATGACGTTCAGTGCGATCGGAATAGCTAATGCGGCAGTAGACATCGGTTCATTAAATGTGCTGCTGGTGCTTTTTCCTACAGATGAGCGGGGAATTCTCGCCTTATATAATACAATTGCTTATTCACTTGCAGTGGCAAACAGCTATTTTTGGAATTCATATATCACGTTTAGACACAGTGATGAAGGAAGCAACAGACAACGGATTGCATTTATACTCCAGGGAATTGTCAGTCTCGGTGTCAATAATCTCGTGTTTCTTGGAGCAAATCAGCTCTTTCAAATCATTGAAATCCCACGCTGGCTCAGGTATAACCTAGCGAAAGGTCTCGCAATGTTTTTATCCTTTACTGCCAGCTTTTTCATGGTAAAGCATTTTGTGTTCAGAGATTCCTCAAAAAAATAA